The following are encoded together in the Lathyrus oleraceus cultivar Zhongwan6 chromosome 3, CAAS_Psat_ZW6_1.0, whole genome shotgun sequence genome:
- the LOC127132295 gene encoding benzyl alcohol O-benzoyltransferase, whose translation MSSSPLLFTVRRFEPELVLPATPTPREIKLLSDIDDQQGLRFNIPVIFIYSHEPSMAGKDPVEVLRNSLSQTLVYYYPLAGRIKEGVGRKLMVDCTGEGVMFIGAEADVTLDQLGDSLHPPFPCFQELLYDVSGSELVIDSPIQLIQVTRLNCGGFIVALNWNHISGDATGVKQFMNAWAEIARGARQPSIQPVWNRELLMARAPPRITCNHREYEQILPPNTIKEEDITTIVHQSFFFKLSDIARIRLLIPFHLSQCTTFDLITACFWYCRTKALRLEPEEEVRMMVMVNAHSRLIAKHSSFVGYYGNCIAFPAAVTTAGKLCGNSLGYALELIRKIKDEVTEEYMQSVADFMVIKERCLFTTANSCIISDLTRAKAREVNFGWGEGVYGGVAQGGAGAFPDLTFIVPHKNAKGEECLMLPICLSSEVMKRFAKELDEILGSQNHPITSVSNFVKSTL comes from the exons ATGTCTTCATCACCATTATTATTCACTGTGCGGAGGTTCGAACCAGAGTTGGTGCTTCCGGCTACACCCACTCCTCGTGAAATTAAACTACTATCAGACATAGATGATCAACAAGGCTTACGTTTTAATATTCCTGTCATATTTATCTATAGCCACGAACCATCAATGGCTGGAAAAGATCCGGTTGAAGTTCTTAGAAATTCACTGTCACAAACACTTGTTTATTACTATCCACTTGCGGGAAGGATTAAAGAGGGTGTTGGACGCAAGTTGATGGTTGATTGTACTGGCGAAGGTGTCATGTTCATTGGAGCTGAAGCTGATGTAACACTAGATCAATTGGGTGACTCTCTCCACCCACCATTCCCTTGCTTCCAAGAACTTCTCTACGATGTTTCAGGCTCTGAACTAGTTATTGACAGTCCCATTCAACTCATACAG GTGACACGTCTCAATTGTGGTGGTTTTATAGTGGCACTGAATTGGAACCATATCAGTGGTGATGCAACTGGTGTGAAACAATTCATGAATGCATGGGCAGAAATTGCTCGAGGAGCACGTCAACCTTCCATTCAACCTGTATGGAATAGGGAGCTTCTCATGGCAAGAGCCCCACCACGAATTACATGCAACCACCGTGAATACGAACAAATACTTCCACCGAATACCATCAAGGAAGAAGACATTACTACCATAGTCCATCAATCTTTCTTCTTTAAACTTTCAGACATAGCTAGAATTCGTCTCCTGATTCCATTTCACCTTAGTCAATGTACCACATTCGATCTTATCACTGCATGTTTTTGGTACTGTCGCACAAAAGCCTTACGGTTAGAGCCAGAAGAAGAAGTAAGAATGATGGTCATGGTCAATGCACATTCGAGGCTTATTGCTAAACATTCTTCATTTGTTGGGTATTACGGTAATTGTATTGCATTTCCTGCGGCTGTCACCACGGCAGGGAAACTTTGTGGAAACTCACTAGGTTATGCATTAGAGTtaataagaaaaataaaagatGAAGTTACAGAGGAATACATGCAGTCTGTAGCAGATTTTATGGTTATTAAAGAAAGGTGTTTATTTACAACTGCAAATTCTTGTATTATTTCAGATTTGACTCGAGCTAAAGCTAGAGAAGTGAATTTTGGATGGGGTGAAGGGGTGTATGGTGGAGTTGCACAAGGTGGGGCTGGTGCTTTTCCAGACCTAACTTTTATTGTTCCACATAAGAATGCAAAAGGAGAAGAATGTTTGATGTTACCAATTTGTTTGTCCTCTGAAGTTATGAAGAGGTTTGCAAAAGAGTTAGATGAGATACTTGGTAGCCAAAATCACCCTATCACGAGTGTTTCTAATTTTGTCAAATCTACCTTATAA